A genomic window from Pocillopora verrucosa isolate sample1 chromosome 7, ASM3666991v2, whole genome shotgun sequence includes:
- the LOC131780833 gene encoding calcium-independent protein kinase C-like isoform X1 has translation MVFTGSVKLTVLEAIDLKPAMLAQRRVKSIDPYVSVHVDDVHIAQTSSKPKTSTPIWNEEFESEIENGETLGITVFHNAIMPPDPFLANSSVPLEEIIKSGTSDIWIPLEPEGRVHLYIELKPAMQDRERKVFKEREGGIKGRRGAVRRRVHQISGHKFMATFLRQPTFCSHCKEFIWGVINKQGYQCQVCTCVVHKRCHLDMVSQCSKERQESPEVLPEDDKSGLGRQSSIFRRFNVNIPHRFKVHNYRKPTFCDHCGSLLYGIVRQGMQCEACKLNVHKRCHMRVANNCGVDPKKMASCLRDLGLTVNKLSESMRVKKFSFIQQPSIQYNGSDKMIPYDRSSSQMALMDAQENDSDIGSFGSLSIKPDDLEASPGARRRQKKIGLSDFNFIKVLGKGSFGKVLLAEKKGTDEIYAIKILKKETVLQDDDVECTMIERRVLALSAGHPYLTALHSSFQTADRLFLVMEYVNGGDLMFQIQKARKFNEKRSRFYASEVVLALQFLHKNGVIYRDLKLDNVLLDRDGHIKLADFGMCKERMKPGEFTNTFCGTPDYIAPEILQEKPYGFSVDWWALGVLMYEMMAGQPPFEADNEDDLFESILNDDVLYPVWLSREAVSILKGFMTKNCLKRLGCTASGEQSILDHPFFRDVDWIRLEARQIEPPFKPDIRSRTDVRNFDTDFTREDPKLTPTDKNVTANINQEEFKDFSFVNPLFVSDRLV, from the exons ATGGTGTTTACGGGTTCCGTCAAACTCACGGTGCTGGAGGCAATAGACTTAAAACCGGCGATGTTGGCTCAGAGAAGAGTCAAATCTATCGATCCGTACGTATCCGTTCATGTGGATGATGTTCATATAGCGCAGACGTCTTCAAAACCGAAAACTTCGACGCCAATTTGGAACGAGGAGTTTGAAAGTGAGATAGAAAATGGAGAGACATTAGGAATTACTGTATTTCATAACGCAATTATGCCGCCCGATCCGTTTTTGGCGAATTCGTCTGTGCCTTTGGAAGAGATCATCAAATCGGGAACCTCTGATATCTGG ATTCCACTCGAGCCCGAAGGGAGAGTTCATCTCTATATCGAACTTAAACCGGCCATGCAAG ACAGAGAGAGGAAAGTGTTCAAGGAAAGGGAAGGCGGCATCAAAGGCCGAAGAGGGGCTGTACGTAGAAGGGTGCATCAAATAAGCGGCCACAAATTCATGGCAACCTTCCTCAGACAGCCGACTTTTTGTAGCCACTGCAAGGAGTTCATCTG GGGCGTCATTAACAAGCAAGGCTATCAATGCCAAG TTTGCACTTGTGTCGTTCACAAGAGATGTCATTTAGATATGGTCTCCCAATGCTCTAAAGAAAGGCAAGAGTCCCCAGAAGTTTTACCAGAAGATGACAAG aGTGGACTTGGGCGGCAAAGTTCGATTTTTCGTCGGTTCAACGTTAATATCCCGCATAGGTTTAAAGTTCACAATTACAGAAAACCGACATTCTGTGATCATTGTGGTTCTCTATTGTATGGTATTGTGAGACAAGGAATGCAGTGTGAAG CTTGTAAACTAAATGTTCACAAGAGATGTCACATGCGCGTTGCAAATAATTGTGGAGTGGATCCCAAGAAGATGGCAAGCTGTCTGAGGGATTTAGGACTCACTGTAAACAAGCTCTCAGAATCAATGAGagtaaaaaag TTCTCCTTTATCCAACAGCCATCAATCCAATATAATGGATCGGACAAGATGATACCTTACGATCGCTCTTCATCACAAATGGCACTCATGGATGCTCAGGAGAACGACAGCGACATTGGATCTTTTGGCTCACTCTCTATAAAACCTGACGACCTGGAAGCTTCCCCCGGAGCCAGGAGACGACAGAAGAAAATTGGCCTATCGGACTTCAATTTTATTAAAGTTCTTGGGAAGGGAAGCTTTGGCAAG GTTTTGTTGGCTGAAAAAAAGGGCACGGATGAAATTTATGCCATTAAGATCTTGAAGAAGGAAACAGTTCTGCAAGATGATGATGTCGAATGTACAATGATTGAAAGACGAGTTTTAGCGCTATCTGCAGGTCACCCATACCTCACAGCCCTTCATTCCAGTTTCCAAACAGCg GATCGGTTGTTTCTTGTGATGGAGTATGTGAATGGTGGTGATTTGATGTTCCAAATTCAAAAGGCTAGAAAATTCAACGAGAAGAGATCTAG ATTTTACGCTTCAGAGGTTGTACTGGCGCTTCAGTTCCTTCATAAGAATGGAGTTATATATAG GGATTTAAAATTGGATAACGTACTACTAGACAGAGATGGTCACATCAAGTTGGCTGATTTTGGAATGTGTAAGGAACGAATGAAGCCGGGTGAATTTACAAACACATTCTGTGGAACGCCGGATTACATTGCTCCAGAG ATTCTTCAGGAAAAACCCTACGGATTCTCTGTTGATTGGTGGGCCTTAGGAGTCCTTATGTACGAGATGATGGCAGGACAG CCACCATTTGAGGCCGACAACGAAGACGACTTGTTTGAGTCCATTTTAAACGATGATGTGCTCTACCCAGTGTGGCTCTCCAGAGAAGCTGTCTCAATACTGAAAGGG TTTATGacgaaaaattgtttgaaaaggCTTGGCTGCACGGCGAGTGGAGAGCAAAGTATTCTTGATCATCCGTTCTTTAGGGATGTCGATTGGATCAGATTAGAAGCGAGGCAAATAGAACCTCCATTTAAACCGGATATA CGTTCGAGAACAGACGTACGGAACTTCGACACGGATTTCACAAGAGAAGACCCAAAATTGACTCCTACTGACAAGAACGTCACCGCCAACATAAACCAGGAGGAATTTAAGGACTTCTCGTTCGTCAACCCACTGTTCGTGAGCGACAGACTTGTGTAA
- the LOC131780833 gene encoding calcium-independent protein kinase C-like isoform X2, whose translation MVFTGSVKLTVLEAIDLKPAMLAQRRVKSIDPYVSVHVDDVHIAQTSSKPKTSTPIWNEEFESEIENGETLGITVFHNAIMPPDPFLANSSVPLEEIIKSGTSDIWIPLEPEGRVHLYIELKPAMQDRERKVFKEREGGIKGRRGAVRRRVHQISGHKFMATFLRQPTFCSHCKEFIWGVINKQGYQCQVCTCVVHKRCHLDMVSQCSKERQESPEVLPEDDKSGLGRQSSIFRRFNVNIPHRFKVHNYRKPTFCDHCGSLLYGIVRQGMQCEACKLNVHKRCHMRVANNCGVDPKKMASCLRDLGLTVNKLSESMRVKKPSIQYNGSDKMIPYDRSSSQMALMDAQENDSDIGSFGSLSIKPDDLEASPGARRRQKKIGLSDFNFIKVLGKGSFGKVLLAEKKGTDEIYAIKILKKETVLQDDDVECTMIERRVLALSAGHPYLTALHSSFQTADRLFLVMEYVNGGDLMFQIQKARKFNEKRSRFYASEVVLALQFLHKNGVIYRDLKLDNVLLDRDGHIKLADFGMCKERMKPGEFTNTFCGTPDYIAPEILQEKPYGFSVDWWALGVLMYEMMAGQPPFEADNEDDLFESILNDDVLYPVWLSREAVSILKGFMTKNCLKRLGCTASGEQSILDHPFFRDVDWIRLEARQIEPPFKPDIRSRTDVRNFDTDFTREDPKLTPTDKNVTANINQEEFKDFSFVNPLFVSDRLV comes from the exons ATGGTGTTTACGGGTTCCGTCAAACTCACGGTGCTGGAGGCAATAGACTTAAAACCGGCGATGTTGGCTCAGAGAAGAGTCAAATCTATCGATCCGTACGTATCCGTTCATGTGGATGATGTTCATATAGCGCAGACGTCTTCAAAACCGAAAACTTCGACGCCAATTTGGAACGAGGAGTTTGAAAGTGAGATAGAAAATGGAGAGACATTAGGAATTACTGTATTTCATAACGCAATTATGCCGCCCGATCCGTTTTTGGCGAATTCGTCTGTGCCTTTGGAAGAGATCATCAAATCGGGAACCTCTGATATCTGG ATTCCACTCGAGCCCGAAGGGAGAGTTCATCTCTATATCGAACTTAAACCGGCCATGCAAG ACAGAGAGAGGAAAGTGTTCAAGGAAAGGGAAGGCGGCATCAAAGGCCGAAGAGGGGCTGTACGTAGAAGGGTGCATCAAATAAGCGGCCACAAATTCATGGCAACCTTCCTCAGACAGCCGACTTTTTGTAGCCACTGCAAGGAGTTCATCTG GGGCGTCATTAACAAGCAAGGCTATCAATGCCAAG TTTGCACTTGTGTCGTTCACAAGAGATGTCATTTAGATATGGTCTCCCAATGCTCTAAAGAAAGGCAAGAGTCCCCAGAAGTTTTACCAGAAGATGACAAG aGTGGACTTGGGCGGCAAAGTTCGATTTTTCGTCGGTTCAACGTTAATATCCCGCATAGGTTTAAAGTTCACAATTACAGAAAACCGACATTCTGTGATCATTGTGGTTCTCTATTGTATGGTATTGTGAGACAAGGAATGCAGTGTGAAG CTTGTAAACTAAATGTTCACAAGAGATGTCACATGCGCGTTGCAAATAATTGTGGAGTGGATCCCAAGAAGATGGCAAGCTGTCTGAGGGATTTAGGACTCACTGTAAACAAGCTCTCAGAATCAATGAGagtaaaaaag CCATCAATCCAATATAATGGATCGGACAAGATGATACCTTACGATCGCTCTTCATCACAAATGGCACTCATGGATGCTCAGGAGAACGACAGCGACATTGGATCTTTTGGCTCACTCTCTATAAAACCTGACGACCTGGAAGCTTCCCCCGGAGCCAGGAGACGACAGAAGAAAATTGGCCTATCGGACTTCAATTTTATTAAAGTTCTTGGGAAGGGAAGCTTTGGCAAG GTTTTGTTGGCTGAAAAAAAGGGCACGGATGAAATTTATGCCATTAAGATCTTGAAGAAGGAAACAGTTCTGCAAGATGATGATGTCGAATGTACAATGATTGAAAGACGAGTTTTAGCGCTATCTGCAGGTCACCCATACCTCACAGCCCTTCATTCCAGTTTCCAAACAGCg GATCGGTTGTTTCTTGTGATGGAGTATGTGAATGGTGGTGATTTGATGTTCCAAATTCAAAAGGCTAGAAAATTCAACGAGAAGAGATCTAG ATTTTACGCTTCAGAGGTTGTACTGGCGCTTCAGTTCCTTCATAAGAATGGAGTTATATATAG GGATTTAAAATTGGATAACGTACTACTAGACAGAGATGGTCACATCAAGTTGGCTGATTTTGGAATGTGTAAGGAACGAATGAAGCCGGGTGAATTTACAAACACATTCTGTGGAACGCCGGATTACATTGCTCCAGAG ATTCTTCAGGAAAAACCCTACGGATTCTCTGTTGATTGGTGGGCCTTAGGAGTCCTTATGTACGAGATGATGGCAGGACAG CCACCATTTGAGGCCGACAACGAAGACGACTTGTTTGAGTCCATTTTAAACGATGATGTGCTCTACCCAGTGTGGCTCTCCAGAGAAGCTGTCTCAATACTGAAAGGG TTTATGacgaaaaattgtttgaaaaggCTTGGCTGCACGGCGAGTGGAGAGCAAAGTATTCTTGATCATCCGTTCTTTAGGGATGTCGATTGGATCAGATTAGAAGCGAGGCAAATAGAACCTCCATTTAAACCGGATATA CGTTCGAGAACAGACGTACGGAACTTCGACACGGATTTCACAAGAGAAGACCCAAAATTGACTCCTACTGACAAGAACGTCACCGCCAACATAAACCAGGAGGAATTTAAGGACTTCTCGTTCGTCAACCCACTGTTCGTGAGCGACAGACTTGTGTAA